In Electrophorus electricus isolate fEleEle1 chromosome 1, fEleEle1.pri, whole genome shotgun sequence, a single window of DNA contains:
- the sept12 gene encoding neuronal-specific septin-3 isoform X2, with protein sequence MREDTAQELDSELEPAIRMEEEREVELQVEEDSEAGRETEIPPPQLAEPGTQGIIRGRDLFGYVGIEAVLDQMRRKTMKAGFEFNIMVVGQSGLGKSTLVNTLFKSKVSRKSCTPSYEEKISRTVHLKSVSHIIEEKGVKMRLTVIDTPGFGDQINNENCWDPIVKYINEQYEKYLTEELHITRKRRIPDTRVHCCVYFLPATGHRLRPIDVEFMKRLGKIVSIVPVIAKADTLTMDERLDFKQRIRQDLQASGIRVYPQKEYDEDVEDRIRNDKIRENIPFAVVGTDKEHQVNGNKVLGRKTKWGIIEVENVAHCEFANLRDLLVRSHLQDLKDVTHYIHYETYRVRRLNESNASVSGLSALPLENGITEKYEAQSQL encoded by the exons ATGAGAGAAG ACACGGCACAGGAGCTGGACTCGGAGCTGGAGCCAGCCATCCgcatggaggaggagagggaggtggagctTCAAGTGGAGGAGGACTCGGAAGCGGGGCGTGAGACGGAGATCCCGCCCCCTCAGCTTGCCGAGCCCGGCACCCAGGGCATCATCAGGGGCCGCGACCTATTTGGCTACGTGGGCATTGAGGCCGTGCTCGATCAGATGCGGCGTAAAACCATGAAGGCGGGCTTCGAGTTCAATATCATGGTGGTCG GTCAGAGCGGCCTGGGCAAGTCGACGCTGGTGAACACACTCTTCAAGTCCAAGGTCAGCCGAAAGTCCTGCACCCCCAGTTATGAGGAGAAGATCTCCAGGACGGTCCACCTGAAATCAGTCAGCCACA TCATCGAGGAGAAGGGGGTGAAGATGAGGCTCACGGTGATTGATACGCCTGGGTTTGGGGACCAGATCAACAATGAGAACTG CTGGGACCCCATTGTGAAGTACATAAACGAACAGTACGAGAAGTACCTGACGGAGGAGCTGCACATCACCAGGAAGCGGAGAATCCCCGACACCCGCGTCCACTGCTGCGTCTACTTCCTGCCGGCCACGGGCCACCG GTTACGGCCCATTGATGTGGAGTTCATGAAGAGGCTGGGAAAGATTGTGAGCATCGTGCCCGTGATCGCCAAAGCCGACACACTCACCATGGACGAGAGGCTGGATTTCAAGCAGAGG atAAGACAGGACCTGCAGGCCAGCGGGATCAGAGTGTACCCGCAGAAGGAATATGACGAGGACGTTGAGGACCGGATACGCAACGACAAGATCAGG GAAAACATCCCTTTTGCTGTGGTAGGAACAGACAAGGAGCACCAGGTGAATGGGAACAAAGTATTGGGCCGCAAAACCAAATGGGGAATCATAGAAG ttgaaaATGTTGCGCACTGTGAATTTGCCAATTTGAGAGACCTACTTGTTAG GTCCCATCTGCAAGATCTGAAGGACGTCACCCACTACATCCACTATGAAACGTACAGGGTAAGGAGACTGAACGAGAGCAACGCCAGTGTCTCAGGGCTCTCCGCTCTGCCCCTGGAGAATGGCATTACGGAGAAGTACGAGGCCCAGAGCCAACTCTAA
- the sept12 gene encoding neuronal-specific septin-3 isoform X3, translated as MEEEREVELQVEEDSEAGRETEIPPPQLAEPGTQGIIRGRDLFGYVGIEAVLDQMRRKTMKAGFEFNIMVVGQSGLGKSTLVNTLFKSKVSRKSCTPSYEEKISRTVHLKSVSHIIEEKGVKMRLTVIDTPGFGDQINNENCWDPIVKYINEQYEKYLTEELHITRKRRIPDTRVHCCVYFLPATGHRLRPIDVEFMKRLGKIVSIVPVIAKADTLTMDERLDFKQRIRQDLQASGIRVYPQKEYDEDVEDRIRNDKIRENIPFAVVGTDKEHQVNGNKVLGRKTKWGIIEVENVAHCEFANLRDLLVRSHLQDLKDVTHYIHYETYRVRRLNESNASVSGLSALPLENGITEKYEAQSQL; from the exons atggaggaggagagggaggtggagctTCAAGTGGAGGAGGACTCGGAAGCGGGGCGTGAGACGGAGATCCCGCCCCCTCAGCTTGCCGAGCCCGGCACCCAGGGCATCATCAGGGGCCGCGACCTATTTGGCTACGTGGGCATTGAGGCCGTGCTCGATCAGATGCGGCGTAAAACCATGAAGGCGGGCTTCGAGTTCAATATCATGGTGGTCG GTCAGAGCGGCCTGGGCAAGTCGACGCTGGTGAACACACTCTTCAAGTCCAAGGTCAGCCGAAAGTCCTGCACCCCCAGTTATGAGGAGAAGATCTCCAGGACGGTCCACCTGAAATCAGTCAGCCACA TCATCGAGGAGAAGGGGGTGAAGATGAGGCTCACGGTGATTGATACGCCTGGGTTTGGGGACCAGATCAACAATGAGAACTG CTGGGACCCCATTGTGAAGTACATAAACGAACAGTACGAGAAGTACCTGACGGAGGAGCTGCACATCACCAGGAAGCGGAGAATCCCCGACACCCGCGTCCACTGCTGCGTCTACTTCCTGCCGGCCACGGGCCACCG GTTACGGCCCATTGATGTGGAGTTCATGAAGAGGCTGGGAAAGATTGTGAGCATCGTGCCCGTGATCGCCAAAGCCGACACACTCACCATGGACGAGAGGCTGGATTTCAAGCAGAGG atAAGACAGGACCTGCAGGCCAGCGGGATCAGAGTGTACCCGCAGAAGGAATATGACGAGGACGTTGAGGACCGGATACGCAACGACAAGATCAGG GAAAACATCCCTTTTGCTGTGGTAGGAACAGACAAGGAGCACCAGGTGAATGGGAACAAAGTATTGGGCCGCAAAACCAAATGGGGAATCATAGAAG ttgaaaATGTTGCGCACTGTGAATTTGCCAATTTGAGAGACCTACTTGTTAG GTCCCATCTGCAAGATCTGAAGGACGTCACCCACTACATCCACTATGAAACGTACAGGGTAAGGAGACTGAACGAGAGCAACGCCAGTGTCTCAGGGCTCTCCGCTCTGCCCCTGGAGAATGGCATTACGGAGAAGTACGAGGCCCAGAGCCAACTCTAA